A genomic window from Dehalobacter sp. 12DCB1 includes:
- a CDS encoding Stp1/IreP family PP2C-type Ser/Thr phosphatase — MKAVRIYETGCVRKNNEDYFLILPEESFFAVADGMGGHNAGEIASRIAVEQLKEKAAELKSLDIQDLQDWIVQAVNQANREVYEVSLRTEGTEGMGTTLTALMIYDNKAVVGHVGDSRIYLWRNQTLTLLSEDHSMVNELVRLGELTEEKAKNHPHKHVLSRALGVELNIDVDCFQLKVQDGDVFLLCTDGFSNEISDQEIAAEFSEAKSWDDHLETLRNVVIERGAPDNFTAICCIVER, encoded by the coding sequence ATGAAAGCAGTTAGGATTTATGAGACCGGTTGTGTTAGAAAAAACAATGAAGATTATTTTCTTATATTGCCGGAGGAGTCATTTTTCGCGGTGGCCGATGGAATGGGCGGACATAATGCCGGGGAAATAGCTTCGAGGATCGCGGTCGAACAATTAAAGGAAAAAGCAGCCGAATTAAAATCTTTGGATATTCAGGATCTACAGGACTGGATTGTTCAGGCTGTGAATCAGGCCAACCGTGAAGTATACGAAGTATCGCTTCGGACTGAAGGGACGGAAGGCATGGGGACAACCCTGACTGCGCTGATGATCTATGACAATAAAGCCGTTGTTGGCCATGTGGGCGACAGTAGGATTTATTTATGGCGAAATCAGACCCTTACGCTCCTATCGGAGGATCATTCGATGGTAAACGAACTTGTCCGCCTCGGAGAGCTGACGGAGGAGAAAGCAAAAAATCATCCGCACAAGCATGTCTTGTCCAGAGCGCTGGGTGTGGAGCTCAATATTGATGTAGACTGTTTTCAACTTAAAGTACAGGACGGAGATGTTTTTCTTCTGTGCACAGATGGCTTTTCGAATGAAATCAGTGATCAGGAGATTGCTGCGGAGTTTTCCGAGGCTAAATCATGGGATGATCATCTCGAAACCTTGAGGAATGTTGTGATCGAACGGGGGGCTCCGGATAATTTTACGGCAATATGCTGTATTGTGGAGCGGTGA
- a CDS encoding FhaA domain-containing protein — MRLLNKVESIAEQMATFLFSKAVGTIQPVQVARELNKIMLKNKQVSISHVYVPNVYTVSLSPEDYAVLESFGETLLVELAKHLYDEGTRQGYTFLALPVVRMQPSEKIDAGLMKIQIEFKDSVVANWRINEEKLPTEDEELEKTTVLADAARLIMASSKTVGRKTHPYLEVIKGTNEGEIYDLDKDAYIVGRQEDCDIEVRDLEISRHHLKLYTENRRWFVQDLGSTNGTYLNKLRVDRYMVNPGDRIKAGQTHFQFHVDK; from the coding sequence ATGCGTCTCTTAAACAAAGTTGAATCGATCGCCGAACAGATGGCCACATTTTTGTTTAGCAAGGCGGTGGGCACGATTCAGCCTGTTCAGGTTGCCAGGGAACTCAATAAAATAATGCTGAAAAATAAACAGGTCAGCATATCTCATGTCTATGTCCCGAATGTTTACACCGTAAGTTTAAGTCCTGAGGATTATGCAGTCTTAGAGAGTTTTGGAGAGACACTGCTGGTGGAGCTGGCTAAACATCTCTATGATGAAGGGACCAGGCAGGGCTATACTTTTCTGGCACTCCCTGTTGTGCGGATGCAGCCTTCGGAGAAGATAGATGCTGGCTTAATGAAAATCCAGATTGAGTTTAAAGATTCTGTTGTCGCCAATTGGCGGATTAACGAAGAAAAACTGCCCACGGAAGATGAAGAACTGGAAAAAACAACAGTTCTGGCGGATGCTGCAAGATTAATCATGGCATCATCTAAGACAGTTGGCAGGAAAACTCATCCTTATCTCGAAGTTATAAAAGGGACAAACGAAGGTGAGATCTACGATCTCGATAAGGACGCGTATATTGTCGGACGCCAGGAAGATTGTGATATTGAAGTCAGAGACCTGGAGATCTCCCGTCACCATTTGAAGCTTTATACAGAGAATAGAAGGTGGTTTGTTCAGGATCTAGGCAGTACCAATGGTACCTATCTGAACAAATTAAGGGTTGACCGCTATATGGTAAATCCTGGTGACAGGATTAAGGCCGGACAAACGCATTTTCAATTTCATGTAGATAAGTAA
- the rlmN gene encoding 23S rRNA (adenine(2503)-C(2))-methyltransferase RlmN: MLIMEKLDCRGCLEGEMHAICLENGLKKFRAHQVFNWVNARGVHHWDEMKNIGKQDSEWLNRVFFIQPLTVLREQRSADGTRKFLFRLADGESIETVLMDYDHLTSRDRHTLCVSTQVGCPVGCPFCATGMDGFHRNLTAGEITGQVLEISRLLQQEDPEFKVTNIVFMGMGEPFLNYDAVMKAIRILNSENGQNIGMRRMTISTSGVAPKIIQLAQDNPQVGLAVSLHSVRDEVRDTLVPINRRYPLQELLEACRYYSNQTNRRITFEFALHQQNVSKEEAEKLVVLLKGMLAHVNLIPINPVIGSGVQRAGKERLTMFKRVLETGKIPVSIREEKGLDINAACGQLRQRLECEEYASLKQS; the protein is encoded by the coding sequence ATACTAATTATGGAAAAGTTGGATTGCCGCGGTTGTCTTGAAGGAGAAATGCATGCTATATGCCTGGAAAACGGCTTAAAAAAGTTCAGAGCCCATCAGGTTTTCAACTGGGTTAATGCCAGAGGAGTCCATCATTGGGATGAAATGAAGAATATCGGGAAACAGGACAGTGAATGGCTTAACAGGGTTTTCTTTATCCAACCGCTGACTGTCTTAAGAGAGCAGCGTTCTGCCGATGGAACCCGGAAGTTTTTATTTCGCCTGGCTGACGGAGAAAGTATTGAAACGGTGCTAATGGATTATGATCATCTGACAAGCCGGGACAGACACACTTTATGTGTCTCAACTCAGGTAGGATGCCCTGTGGGATGCCCTTTTTGCGCAACCGGAATGGACGGATTTCACCGGAACCTGACTGCAGGAGAGATCACCGGACAGGTACTGGAAATCAGTCGGCTGCTTCAGCAGGAAGACCCGGAATTCAAGGTAACCAACATTGTTTTCATGGGGATGGGTGAACCTTTTCTTAATTATGATGCAGTGATGAAAGCGATTAGAATCCTGAACAGCGAGAATGGTCAGAATATCGGCATGCGGAGAATGACCATCTCGACGAGCGGTGTTGCCCCCAAGATTATTCAGCTGGCACAGGACAACCCACAAGTCGGTTTGGCTGTATCGCTTCATTCAGTTAGAGATGAAGTTAGGGATACGTTGGTTCCTATCAACAGAAGATATCCATTACAGGAACTACTGGAAGCCTGCCGGTATTATTCCAATCAGACGAACAGAAGAATTACATTTGAATTTGCTTTACACCAACAAAATGTCTCCAAAGAAGAAGCGGAAAAACTGGTGGTTCTCCTTAAGGGCATGCTGGCCCATGTCAATTTGATCCCCATTAATCCGGTAATCGGCAGCGGCGTTCAAAGAGCGGGCAAAGAGCGATTAACGATGTTCAAAAGGGTTCTCGAAACGGGCAAGATTCCTGTTTCGATCAGAGAAGAAAAAGGCCTGGACATTAATGCAGCGTGTGGTCAGCTTAGACAGCGTTTGGAGTGTGAGGAGTATGCGTCTCTTAAACAAAGTTGA
- a CDS encoding FtsW/RodA/SpoVE family cell cycle protein, translated as MLHRLSLRVLTLVILWMGLGVLKLDDMNENGFFLQGAVFSFLILAGALFEIFFCYQGDPYLLPVVQTILAIGLVFLARINPALAADQFIWANLGVIIYYAVFFILRDYRKLGEYQYLWGMLALLMLLLTLIFGVTINGATSWFRFAGVGFQPEELVKVALLLFLASYLSDNKELLRFGTIQVGKVSLPDAKTMGPFVFIGVFVLGLLGAQKSLGTALVFFLLMVFILYVATERLLYLMVSVPLVMVTGAAGYFLFDHVRVRVATWINPWVDASGGAYQISQSIFAISGGRLLGTGLGNGIGAYQIPNADTDFIFSVIAEEIGFIGAMAVISLFIIIVMRCFCISIRATDRFGQILAAGIGILIGVEALIILAGVTKMLPLTGLPLPWMSYGGSSMVGHFLLLGILAGISHSSAFSVSQISIGKQADAL; from the coding sequence ATGCTGCATCGTCTATCTTTGAGGGTTCTGACTTTAGTAATTTTATGGATGGGGCTCGGTGTACTGAAGCTGGATGATATGAATGAAAACGGTTTTTTCCTGCAAGGAGCTGTATTTTCTTTTTTGATCCTAGCAGGTGCCTTGTTTGAAATATTTTTTTGCTATCAGGGAGATCCTTATCTCCTGCCGGTAGTTCAGACCATCCTCGCGATTGGCTTGGTTTTTCTGGCAAGGATCAATCCTGCCCTGGCAGCGGACCAATTTATCTGGGCGAATCTGGGCGTGATCATTTACTATGCTGTCTTTTTTATTTTACGAGATTACCGCAAGCTTGGTGAGTATCAGTATCTCTGGGGAATGCTGGCCTTGCTTATGCTTCTGCTGACGCTGATATTTGGGGTCACCATCAATGGTGCGACAAGCTGGTTTAGGTTTGCCGGGGTGGGCTTCCAGCCCGAGGAGCTTGTTAAAGTAGCACTGCTTCTTTTCCTGGCATCCTACTTAAGTGACAATAAAGAACTTTTGCGTTTTGGGACGATTCAGGTTGGGAAAGTTTCCCTGCCCGATGCCAAAACGATGGGCCCGTTTGTTTTTATCGGCGTATTTGTTCTCGGCTTGCTTGGGGCCCAGAAAAGTCTTGGAACGGCACTGGTATTCTTCCTTCTCATGGTGTTTATCTTGTATGTCGCAACCGAAAGATTGCTCTATCTCATGGTTTCCGTTCCGCTGGTCATGGTGACCGGAGCAGCTGGTTATTTCCTATTTGACCATGTCCGCGTAAGAGTCGCTACCTGGATTAATCCGTGGGTGGATGCCAGCGGCGGGGCTTATCAGATCTCCCAGTCGATCTTCGCCATAAGCGGGGGAAGGCTTCTGGGGACAGGTCTCGGAAATGGGATAGGTGCTTACCAGATTCCAAATGCGGACACTGATTTTATCTTTTCGGTGATTGCTGAGGAGATTGGTTTTATTGGCGCAATGGCAGTCATCAGCCTGTTTATCATTATCGTAATGCGCTGTTTCTGTATCAGCATCAGAGCCACGGATCGGTTTGGCCAGATCCTGGCAGCCGGAATAGGCATTCTGATCGGTGTGGAAGCTCTGATTATCCTGGCCGGGGTGACCAAAATGCTTCCGCTTACAGGTCTGCCTTTGCCTTGGATGAGCTACGGGGGAAGTTCCATGGTCGGACACTTTTTACTCCTTGGGATTCTAGCCGGCATTTCTCATAGCTCAGCTTTCTCTGTGAGTCAGATATCAATTGGAAAGCAGGCAGATGCCTTATGA
- a CDS encoding penicillin-binding transpeptidase domain-containing protein — MNNGIRKIALIMVFSFVFLSLGLVYWQVVKADEMLDNPANRRAVYLEERITRGGIFDRNGVVLAKTEQTADGKVRTYPLGEMFEPLLGYATVKYGSAGLEATEAETLLGMKNPSILRRIQNTFELQRTGNDLILTLDSRLQETAYQSLQGKTGAVVAIDPQNGDVLALVSQPSYDAGTIEQDWDKIITKEDSPLVNHAFSMFPPGSIMKVVTSAAIFQAGLDTTELYDCEGSTVINGQTIQEQNDKAHGWVNYDLALAYSCNTYFAQYGIKAGVNHFLEAVSNFGFGRDIPFDLYVPVSSITRDDPLPEDLSLNLFAESTFGQGQVMVSPFHMALITAGVANDGKIMVPHLIDSVLDSKQNSIYRRTPEVWLTPLSKEEAEKITSGMVLAVNKGTASPGAISGAQIAAKTGSAEPGGDGDTHAWYIAFAPAENPEIAVAVLVEHGGTGGGAAAPIAKAVIEKALELKEGED; from the coding sequence ATGAACAATGGAATTCGCAAAATTGCACTGATCATGGTTTTTAGCTTTGTTTTTTTAAGTCTGGGTCTGGTATACTGGCAAGTGGTTAAGGCCGATGAGATGCTGGATAATCCAGCTAACCGGCGCGCGGTTTATTTAGAGGAAAGAATTACCCGGGGCGGCATTTTTGATCGGAACGGCGTTGTTTTGGCGAAGACGGAGCAAACTGCTGATGGGAAAGTCAGAACGTATCCGTTGGGTGAGATGTTTGAGCCATTACTGGGGTATGCCACAGTAAAATACGGTTCTGCCGGTCTTGAGGCAACGGAGGCGGAAACACTCCTCGGAATGAAAAATCCTTCCATTCTCAGACGGATTCAGAATACATTTGAATTGCAGAGAACGGGTAATGACCTGATACTGACACTTGATTCCCGCTTACAAGAGACTGCCTATCAGAGTTTGCAGGGCAAGACCGGAGCAGTGGTGGCAATCGATCCGCAAAATGGGGATGTTCTAGCGCTGGTCAGTCAACCAAGCTATGATGCTGGAACAATTGAACAGGACTGGGACAAAATTATTACCAAGGAGGACAGTCCGCTTGTGAATCACGCTTTTTCGATGTTTCCTCCAGGATCAATTATGAAAGTTGTTACTTCAGCAGCTATTTTTCAGGCAGGACTCGACACGACGGAACTCTATGATTGTGAAGGTTCTACTGTGATTAATGGGCAGACGATCCAGGAACAAAATGACAAAGCGCATGGCTGGGTGAATTATGATCTTGCTTTGGCCTACTCCTGCAATACTTATTTTGCTCAGTATGGGATCAAAGCTGGGGTGAACCATTTTTTGGAGGCCGTGTCCAATTTTGGGTTTGGCAGGGATATCCCGTTCGATCTGTATGTTCCAGTTAGTTCAATTACGAGAGATGACCCCTTGCCGGAAGACTTAAGCCTTAATTTGTTTGCCGAGAGCACCTTCGGTCAGGGTCAAGTGATGGTTAGTCCTTTCCATATGGCCTTGATCACAGCTGGAGTTGCCAATGACGGTAAAATAATGGTTCCACATTTGATTGACAGTGTGCTCGATTCCAAGCAAAATAGTATCTATCGAAGGACACCTGAAGTATGGCTGACGCCTCTTAGTAAGGAAGAGGCAGAAAAAATAACAAGCGGCATGGTATTGGCTGTCAATAAAGGAACAGCATCTCCCGGAGCCATATCTGGGGCCCAAATAGCAGCGAAAACCGGCTCGGCGGAACCGGGTGGAGACGGGGATACCCACGCCTGGTATATTGCTTTCGCTCCTGCGGAGAATCCGGAAATAGCTGTAGCAGTCCTGGTGGAACATGGCGGAACTGGCGGCGGAGCGGCAGCGCCGATTGCTAAAGCAGTCATAGAGAAAGCACTTGAATTGAAAGAAGGTGAAGACTAA
- a CDS encoding FHA domain-containing protein, which translates to MQMLTVVGRIVFVGFIYLFLLRILTVMLADLRSRGIMSKTESDLGCIEVLSGAEKLPKGRKIKIDSRGLSIGRGKHNDIVVPDHYCSLDHAEFKHNRGMTTLEDVGSTNGTWVNGERINSQVQLVSGDFIKIGSITFLYSRWGNESS; encoded by the coding sequence ATGCAAATGCTTACAGTAGTTGGAAGGATTGTATTTGTTGGTTTTATCTATCTCTTTCTCTTACGGATATTGACGGTTATGCTGGCCGATTTAAGGTCGAGGGGAATCATGAGCAAAACCGAATCTGATCTTGGCTGTATCGAAGTCTTAAGCGGAGCTGAAAAGCTGCCCAAAGGACGCAAGATTAAGATTGATTCCCGGGGGCTTTCTATCGGAAGAGGAAAGCACAACGATATCGTCGTTCCGGACCATTATTGTTCACTGGATCATGCTGAATTCAAGCATAACAGAGGGATGACAACACTAGAGGATGTTGGGAGCACGAATGGTACCTGGGTGAACGGAGAACGGATCAACTCCCAGGTCCAGCTTGTTTCCGGTGACTTCATCAAGATAGGCAGCATTACTTTTCTTTATTCGAGGTGGGGAAATGAAAGCAGTTAG